A section of the Kribbella sp. HUAS MG21 genome encodes:
- the cydD gene encoding thiol reductant ABC exporter subunit CydD, whose translation MPAVDRRLLRYARGTRTFLVLSGVIGTAQAVLIVVQAWLLAGIIADAFLGGLGLDRLRLPVAALAGTLLGRAALSWIAEVVAQRCSAAVKSELRVRFVEKIVALGPRWLTGERSGELTTLATRGIDALDDYFSRYLPQLVLVGVVPLVVGARMLAADWLSALIVVVTLPLIPVFMVLVGLTTKAATARHWATLQTLAHHFLDVLAGLGTLKVFGRSRAQVETIRRLADRQRRTTLATLRIAFLSSLVLELVATLSVALVAVSVGLRLVEGRLSLETALLVLILAPEAYLPLRLLGAHYHASAEGLAAADQLFTVVEQATPEPGHAIPDPAAAIVLRGVTVDSREPGEPAVDDLSLVIPPGQVTGIVGPSGGGKSTLLGLMLGTVRPDRGQVLAGGTDLAAADLRRWRRDLAWLGQDPVLFAGSVADNIRLGSTTADELAVRRAAATARVDVPLDLVLGERGAGVSAGQRRRIALARAILRDAPVLLLDEPTESVDPETEQALLESLPAAFAGRTVVLVTHRPALLDLCDHIVHLDRTAVPA comes from the coding sequence ATGCCCGCTGTCGATCGCCGACTGCTCCGGTACGCCCGCGGCACCAGGACCTTCCTGGTGCTGTCGGGTGTGATCGGGACCGCCCAGGCTGTGCTCATTGTCGTCCAGGCCTGGCTGCTCGCCGGGATCATCGCCGACGCGTTCCTCGGCGGGCTCGGTCTGGATCGGCTCCGGCTTCCGGTGGCCGCCTTGGCGGGCACCCTGCTCGGCCGGGCCGCGCTGTCCTGGATCGCGGAGGTCGTCGCCCAGCGATGCTCCGCCGCGGTCAAGTCGGAGCTCCGGGTGCGGTTCGTGGAGAAGATCGTCGCCCTGGGCCCGCGCTGGCTGACCGGCGAGCGCAGCGGTGAGCTCACCACGCTCGCGACCCGGGGGATCGATGCCCTCGACGACTACTTCTCCCGGTATCTGCCACAGCTCGTGCTGGTCGGCGTCGTACCGCTCGTGGTCGGTGCCCGGATGCTGGCCGCGGACTGGCTCAGCGCACTCATCGTCGTCGTGACGCTGCCGCTGATCCCGGTCTTCATGGTCCTCGTCGGGCTCACCACCAAGGCGGCCACCGCGCGCCACTGGGCAACCCTCCAGACGCTCGCCCACCACTTCCTCGACGTCCTCGCGGGTCTCGGGACGCTGAAGGTCTTCGGCCGTTCCCGGGCGCAGGTCGAGACGATCCGGCGGCTCGCCGACCGGCAACGCCGTACGACGCTCGCCACGCTGCGGATCGCCTTCCTGTCGTCCCTGGTGCTCGAACTCGTCGCGACCCTGTCCGTGGCACTCGTCGCCGTGTCGGTCGGCCTCCGGCTGGTCGAGGGACGGCTCTCACTGGAGACCGCGTTGCTGGTCCTGATCCTCGCGCCGGAGGCGTATCTGCCGCTCCGCCTGCTCGGTGCCCACTACCACGCGAGCGCGGAGGGCCTTGCCGCCGCGGATCAGCTGTTCACCGTCGTCGAACAGGCAACGCCCGAGCCCGGGCACGCGATCCCCGACCCGGCCGCCGCCATCGTCCTCCGCGGCGTCACCGTGGACAGCCGCGAGCCGGGCGAACCGGCGGTCGACGATCTCTCGCTCGTCATCCCACCGGGCCAGGTGACCGGCATCGTCGGCCCCAGCGGCGGCGGCAAGTCCACCCTGCTCGGCCTCATGCTCGGCACCGTCCGGCCCGACCGCGGACAAGTCCTTGCCGGCGGCACCGATCTCGCCGCGGCAGACCTTCGGCGCTGGCGTCGGGACCTCGCCTGGCTGGGCCAGGACCCGGTCCTGTTCGCCGGCAGTGTGGCGGACAACATCCGGCTCGGCTCCACGACCGCCGACGAGCTCGCCGTACGCCGGGCCGCCGCGACGGCGCGGGTCGACGTACCCCTGGATCTCGTGCTCGGTGAGCGTGGCGCCGGTGTCTCGGCAGGCCAGCGGCGGCGGATCGCGCTGGCCCGGGCGATCCTCCGCGACGCTCCGGTGCTGCTCCTCGACGAACCGACCGAGAGCGTCGATCCCGAGACCGAGCAGGCGCTCCTCGAGTCGCTCCCGGCCGCCTTCGCGGGGCGCACCGTCGTACTCGTCACGCATCGGCCGGCCCTGCTCGACCTGTGCGACCACATCGTCCACCTCGACCGTACGGCGGTGCCGGCATGA
- the cydB gene encoding cytochrome d ubiquinol oxidase subunit II, with protein sequence MELTDIWFLLIAVLWTGYLVLEGFDFGVGMLLPAVAKDPVDRQVTLRTIGPVWDGNEVWLLVAGGATFAAFPIWYASLFSGFYLALLLILVALIVRGLALEYRNKLQDAAWHRRWDLAIVIGSAAPALLWGVALADIVRGVPLNANHDFTGNFFTLLHPYALLGGLTTLVLFALHGAIFLALKTHGDVRDRARVLVLPLGGATVLLAAAFLTWTQVHDGSWITWTLALLAAVCLLGGILASRAGRDGLGFLGTSATIVLAAATLFVTLYPNVLPSTTDPAFSLTTENAASTPYTLKIMTWVAVIFTPIVLAYQGYTYWVFRRRLTRDDIAQVKVA encoded by the coding sequence GTGGAACTCACCGACATCTGGTTCCTGCTGATCGCGGTGCTGTGGACCGGGTACCTCGTGCTCGAGGGCTTCGACTTCGGCGTCGGCATGCTGCTGCCCGCAGTCGCCAAGGACCCCGTCGACCGCCAGGTCACGCTCCGCACCATCGGCCCGGTCTGGGACGGCAACGAAGTCTGGCTGCTGGTCGCGGGCGGCGCGACCTTCGCCGCCTTCCCGATCTGGTACGCCAGCCTCTTCTCCGGGTTCTACCTGGCACTGCTGCTGATCCTGGTGGCGCTGATCGTCCGTGGTCTCGCGCTGGAGTACCGGAACAAGCTGCAGGACGCGGCCTGGCACCGGCGCTGGGACCTCGCGATCGTGATCGGCAGCGCCGCGCCCGCGCTCCTCTGGGGTGTCGCGCTCGCCGACATCGTCCGCGGCGTACCGCTGAACGCCAACCACGACTTCACCGGCAACTTCTTCACCTTGCTGCACCCGTACGCCTTGCTCGGCGGGCTCACCACGCTCGTGCTCTTCGCCCTGCACGGCGCGATCTTCCTCGCCCTGAAGACGCACGGAGACGTCCGGGACCGTGCCCGCGTACTGGTCCTGCCACTGGGCGGAGCGACCGTGCTGCTGGCGGCCGCGTTCCTGACCTGGACGCAGGTGCACGACGGTTCCTGGATCACCTGGACGCTGGCGCTGCTGGCGGCGGTGTGCCTGCTCGGCGGGATACTCGCCTCGCGAGCCGGCCGCGACGGCCTCGGGTTCCTCGGTACGTCGGCCACGATCGTGCTCGCGGCGGCGACGCTGTTCGTCACGCTCTACCCGAACGTGCTGCCGTCCACGACGGATCCGGCCTTCAGCCTGACCACCGAGAACGCGGCGTCGACGCCGTACACGCTGAAGATCATGACCTGGGTGGCGGTGATCTTCACGCCGATCGTGCTCGCGTACCAGGGCTACACCTACTGGGTCTTCCGCCGCCGGCTCACCCGGGACGACATCGCTCAGGTCAAGGTGGCGTGA
- a CDS encoding cytochrome ubiquinol oxidase subunit I produces MDAIDLARWQFGITTVYHFLFVPITIGLSALVAGLHTAWYRTGKAKYRQLTQFWGKLFLINFAMGVVTGIVQEFQFGMNWSAYSKFVGDIFGAPLAIEGLLAFFLESTFLGLWIFGWDRLPKKVHLASIWLVAIGTQLSAFFILAANSWMQWPVGYTYDRASGRAELQDFAAVLTNKVALATFPHTIAACFLTGGAFMLGIALWHVLRGGPERKDLFRPAVKLGAVTVLVASVAVFVTGDIQGKIMTETQPMKMAAAEALYETSEPAGFSLLTIGSLDGQREVWSVTVPHGLSFLATGSWNGKVEGINDLQAAYEQRFGPGSYKPNIPVTYWTFRLMILFGALSALIAVAALWYIRRPGRSPSKWLVRSAIALPVLPLAANSFGWIFTEMGRQPWIVFGLMETRDGVSPTVGAGSVLTSLITFTVLYGVLAVVEVLLLLRFARTAPARPEPETEDSGEPDAAFLY; encoded by the coding sequence ATGGATGCGATCGACCTGGCACGGTGGCAGTTCGGGATCACCACCGTCTACCACTTCCTGTTCGTGCCGATCACGATCGGCCTGTCCGCGCTGGTGGCAGGCCTGCACACCGCCTGGTACCGCACCGGGAAGGCGAAGTACCGGCAACTCACCCAGTTCTGGGGCAAGCTGTTCCTGATCAACTTCGCGATGGGCGTCGTCACAGGCATCGTGCAGGAGTTCCAGTTCGGGATGAACTGGAGCGCCTACTCGAAGTTCGTCGGCGACATCTTCGGCGCTCCGCTGGCGATCGAAGGCCTGCTCGCGTTCTTCCTGGAGTCCACCTTCCTCGGCCTCTGGATCTTCGGCTGGGACCGGCTCCCGAAGAAGGTGCACCTCGCGTCGATCTGGCTGGTTGCCATCGGCACCCAACTGTCGGCGTTCTTCATCCTGGCCGCGAACTCGTGGATGCAGTGGCCGGTCGGCTACACCTACGACCGGGCCAGCGGCCGGGCCGAGCTCCAGGACTTCGCCGCGGTGCTCACCAACAAGGTCGCACTGGCCACCTTCCCGCACACCATCGCCGCCTGCTTCCTGACCGGCGGCGCCTTCATGCTCGGCATCGCCCTGTGGCACGTGCTGCGCGGCGGGCCGGAACGGAAGGACCTCTTCCGTCCCGCAGTCAAACTCGGCGCCGTCACCGTACTGGTCGCCTCGGTCGCGGTGTTCGTCACCGGCGACATCCAGGGCAAGATCATGACCGAGACCCAGCCGATGAAGATGGCGGCGGCCGAGGCCCTGTACGAGACGTCCGAACCGGCCGGCTTCTCGCTGCTCACGATCGGCTCGCTGGACGGCCAGCGCGAGGTGTGGTCCGTGACCGTGCCGCACGGGCTGTCCTTCCTCGCCACCGGCTCCTGGAACGGCAAGGTCGAGGGAATCAACGACCTGCAGGCGGCGTACGAGCAGCGCTTCGGGCCGGGCAGTTACAAGCCGAACATCCCCGTCACGTACTGGACCTTCCGGTTGATGATCCTGTTCGGCGCGCTGTCCGCACTGATCGCGGTCGCGGCGCTGTGGTACATCCGCAGACCAGGACGATCGCCCTCCAAGTGGCTCGTGCGCTCCGCGATCGCGCTGCCCGTGCTGCCGCTGGCCGCGAACAGCTTCGGCTGGATCTTCACCGAGATGGGCCGGCAGCCATGGATCGTGTTCGGGCTGATGGAGACCAGGGACGGCGTCTCACCGACCGTCGGCGCGGGATCGGTGCTCACCTCGTTGATCACCTTCACCGTCCTGTACGGCGTACTCGCCGTCGTCGAGGTGCTGCTGCTGCTTCGCTTCGCCCGCACCGCACCGGCCCGGCCCGAACCCGAGACCGAAGATTCCGGCGAGCCTGACGCCGCCTTCCTGTACTGA
- a CDS encoding GNAT family N-acetyltransferase, whose product MTAIEQPGTTAGTGPDAGWDVLASDGSVVRIRPVRRDDEAALRAMNRRVSDESLYLRFFGISRNMADEYTHHLTTDHDGHVALVAEYGGDVVGIASYEVLRAGEAEMAFLLQDSVHGKGIGTLLLEQLAATAREHGIERLRADTLGENAKMLRVLADSGFEQVRRLDSGVVELVLDTAYHPQTLEKMADRERAAENRSLQRLFAPRTVAVVGAGRKPGGIGHELLRNIVRGGFTGQVYAVNPHAGQVADVPAYPSISAVPCTVDLAVIAVPAEQVLTVLTESGRSGVGGAVVLTSGFSEFGTAGRELQRELLAVARRHSVRLIGPNCLGLVNTAPEVRLNATFAEVAPTPGTLAIAAQSGAVGIAVLEHAGRTGLGISEFVSLGNKVDVSGNDVLLHWWADPRTAVIGLYLESFGNPRKFGGLARMIGRTKPILVVKGGRSAGGRRAGVSHTAAAATPESAVDALFTQSGVLRMDSVEELVETARVLAVPPLPRGRRLAVVGNAGGAGILAADAAGGRGLELPELSTGVQEQLAAIGAVGTGNPVDLGAAASPASLEQALRVLAGCGEVDSVVVNYAATRAGKVEEIYAAIAAAGTASELPIVVNCVGSRHAAPEIELPDGRRLPVFPFPESAVRALAHAVRYAEWRARPQGVVPALARVDAVGARAVVARFFQETPEGGWLPPGQAAQLLRRAGISVIPVATASSRAEALAAAETAGYPVAVKTAAPEVLHKTDIGGVRVGLVNAVELGQAYEAVTSAAGDPRVLVQAMAPSGIELAIGVVRDRLFGPLLMAGSGGVLTDVLADRQWRGLPLTDLDALDMLHSLRCAPVLAGYRGARAADQDAVLSTIHRIAWLARVVPELAELDINPLVAAPSGAFAVDVRLRLTPATPEPDWYARHLRGDQP is encoded by the coding sequence ATGACGGCGATCGAACAGCCGGGGACCACGGCCGGGACCGGCCCCGACGCGGGGTGGGACGTGCTGGCGTCGGACGGGTCCGTGGTGCGGATCCGCCCGGTGCGGAGAGACGACGAAGCCGCGCTGCGGGCAATGAATCGGCGGGTCTCCGACGAGTCGCTCTACCTGCGCTTCTTCGGTATCAGCAGGAACATGGCCGACGAGTACACCCATCACCTGACAACCGATCACGACGGTCACGTCGCGCTGGTCGCGGAGTACGGCGGCGATGTGGTCGGCATCGCCAGCTACGAGGTCCTGCGCGCGGGTGAGGCCGAGATGGCGTTCCTGCTGCAGGACTCGGTCCACGGCAAGGGGATCGGAACGCTGCTGCTGGAGCAGCTCGCCGCGACGGCCCGGGAGCACGGGATCGAACGGTTGCGGGCCGACACGCTCGGCGAGAACGCCAAGATGCTGCGCGTGCTGGCCGACTCGGGGTTCGAGCAGGTCCGCAGGCTCGACAGCGGCGTGGTCGAACTCGTGCTCGACACGGCGTACCACCCGCAGACACTCGAGAAGATGGCCGATCGCGAGCGGGCGGCGGAGAACCGCTCGCTGCAGCGGCTGTTCGCGCCGCGGACGGTCGCCGTGGTCGGCGCCGGCCGGAAGCCCGGCGGCATCGGGCACGAGCTGCTGCGCAACATCGTCCGCGGCGGTTTCACCGGTCAGGTGTACGCCGTGAATCCACACGCCGGCCAGGTCGCCGACGTACCGGCGTACCCGTCGATCTCCGCGGTGCCGTGCACGGTCGATCTCGCGGTGATCGCGGTGCCGGCGGAGCAGGTGCTGACCGTGCTGACGGAGAGCGGCAGGTCCGGGGTCGGCGGTGCGGTGGTCCTCACGTCCGGCTTCTCGGAGTTCGGGACGGCCGGTCGTGAGCTGCAGCGGGAGCTCCTGGCGGTCGCCCGCCGGCACAGTGTCCGGCTGATCGGCCCGAACTGTCTCGGCCTGGTGAACACCGCGCCGGAAGTCCGCCTGAACGCGACGTTCGCCGAGGTCGCGCCGACGCCCGGGACGCTCGCCATCGCGGCGCAGTCCGGCGCGGTCGGCATCGCGGTCCTCGAGCACGCCGGGCGCACCGGGCTCGGCATCTCCGAGTTCGTCTCGCTCGGCAACAAGGTCGATGTCAGCGGCAACGATGTGCTGCTGCACTGGTGGGCCGACCCGAGGACCGCGGTGATCGGGTTGTACCTGGAATCGTTCGGCAACCCGCGGAAGTTCGGCGGACTGGCACGGATGATCGGCCGCACGAAGCCGATTCTGGTCGTGAAGGGCGGCCGGTCGGCCGGTGGCAGGCGTGCCGGGGTCTCGCACACTGCGGCCGCGGCGACGCCGGAGAGCGCCGTCGACGCGCTGTTCACGCAGTCCGGCGTACTCCGGATGGACAGTGTGGAGGAGCTGGTCGAGACGGCGCGGGTGCTCGCCGTGCCGCCGCTGCCGCGTGGCCGGAGGTTGGCGGTCGTCGGCAACGCCGGCGGCGCCGGCATCCTGGCGGCCGACGCGGCGGGCGGGCGCGGTCTGGAGCTGCCGGAACTGAGCACAGGCGTGCAGGAGCAACTCGCGGCCATCGGTGCGGTGGGTACGGGCAACCCGGTTGACCTCGGCGCGGCGGCGTCGCCGGCGAGTTTGGAACAGGCCTTGCGGGTGCTGGCCGGCTGTGGCGAGGTCGACAGTGTCGTGGTGAACTACGCGGCGACGCGGGCCGGGAAGGTCGAAGAGATCTACGCCGCGATCGCCGCGGCCGGCACGGCGTCCGAGTTGCCGATCGTCGTGAACTGCGTCGGTTCGCGGCACGCCGCGCCCGAGATCGAACTGCCGGACGGACGGCGGCTGCCGGTGTTCCCGTTCCCGGAGAGCGCGGTCCGCGCGCTGGCCCACGCGGTCCGGTACGCCGAGTGGCGCGCTCGCCCTCAGGGCGTCGTACCGGCGCTCGCTCGGGTCGACGCGGTGGGTGCCCGCGCCGTGGTCGCGAGGTTCTTCCAGGAGACGCCGGAGGGCGGGTGGCTGCCTCCGGGGCAAGCGGCCCAGTTGCTACGGCGCGCCGGGATCTCCGTGATCCCGGTGGCGACGGCTTCTTCCCGCGCGGAAGCACTCGCGGCGGCGGAGACGGCCGGCTACCCGGTCGCGGTGAAGACCGCCGCGCCGGAGGTACTGCACAAGACCGACATCGGCGGCGTCCGCGTCGGACTCGTCAACGCCGTCGAACTCGGCCAGGCGTACGAGGCGGTCACGTCCGCGGCCGGGGATCCACGGGTTCTGGTTCAGGCGATGGCGCCGAGCGGGATCGAGTTGGCGATCGGAGTGGTGCGGGACCGGCTGTTCGGTCCCTTGCTGATGGCAGGCAGTGGAGGTGTGCTGACCGATGTCCTCGCCGATCGGCAGTGGCGCGGCCTGCCGCTGACCGATCTCGACGCGCTCGACATGCTGCACTCGCTCCGTTGTGCACCGGTGCTGGCCGGGTACCGCGGCGCGCGCGCCGCCGACCAGGACGCGGTGCTGAGCACCATTCACCGGATCGCCTGGCTGGCCCGTGTCGTGCCCGAGCTCGCCGAACTGGACATCAACCCCCTCGTGGCCGCACCGTCCGGCGCCTTCGCGGTCGACGTCCGGCTGCGTCTCACGCCGGCAACCCCCGAACCCGACTGGTACGCCCGCCATCTGCGCGGCGACCAGCCGTGA
- a CDS encoding MBL fold metallo-hydrolase, protein MSVLTFLGAAGTVTGSKFLLERGRQRVLIDCGMFQGEARWRRRNWDPFPIDPASLDAVVLTHAHLDHCGYLPSLVRQGFRGPVFCTPGTADVAAIVLRDAAHLQMEDAQHARAGGYSRHDPPQPLFDTEDAEQAIRLLQPAVRAELGGTRIRLHRAGHILGSAFAELECDGRTLLVSGDLGRQQHPLLRPPEPPPAVDTILVESTYGDRHHQPLDHAQLGRLISATAARNGVVLMPAFAIDRTAVLLHELAGLMRDGLIPHLPVYVNSPMALAALNVYRAAVTNKSPELRPEIVGGPDPFDPGTLHLVHTVEESMRISDPGRPSIVISASGMATGGRVLYHLARLLPGKRNTVILPGFQVPGTRGRALLDGARSVKIHGRYVPVRAQVVGQPEFSAHADSDELVNWLSAAPAAPETVYVVHGEDHARAVLADRIRDELDWTAVTPKHLERVRL, encoded by the coding sequence ATGAGCGTCCTCACCTTCCTCGGCGCGGCCGGTACGGTGACCGGCAGCAAGTTCCTCCTGGAACGCGGACGGCAACGCGTCCTGATCGACTGCGGGATGTTCCAGGGTGAGGCCCGGTGGCGGCGCCGCAACTGGGACCCGTTCCCGATCGACCCCGCGTCACTGGACGCCGTCGTCCTCACGCACGCGCACCTGGACCACTGCGGCTACCTGCCCAGCCTGGTCCGGCAAGGATTCCGCGGACCGGTGTTCTGTACTCCTGGTACGGCGGACGTGGCAGCGATCGTGCTCCGGGACGCCGCCCACCTCCAGATGGAGGACGCCCAGCACGCCCGCGCCGGTGGCTACTCCCGGCACGATCCTCCGCAACCGCTCTTCGACACCGAGGACGCCGAACAGGCGATCCGGCTCCTCCAACCGGCCGTCCGGGCGGAACTGGGCGGTACCAGGATCAGACTGCACCGCGCGGGACACATCCTGGGATCGGCCTTCGCCGAGCTCGAGTGCGACGGCCGCACGCTGCTCGTCAGCGGCGATCTCGGGAGGCAGCAGCATCCCCTGCTGCGCCCGCCCGAACCGCCGCCCGCCGTCGACACGATCCTGGTCGAGTCGACGTACGGCGATCGGCACCACCAGCCGCTGGACCACGCCCAGCTGGGCCGGCTGATCAGCGCCACCGCCGCCCGCAACGGTGTGGTCCTGATGCCGGCCTTCGCGATCGACCGTACGGCGGTCCTGCTCCACGAGCTCGCCGGCCTGATGCGCGACGGGCTGATCCCACACCTGCCGGTGTACGTGAACAGCCCGATGGCGCTGGCCGCCCTGAACGTCTACCGCGCGGCCGTCACGAACAAGTCACCCGAACTCCGTCCGGAGATCGTCGGTGGCCCGGACCCGTTCGACCCCGGCACGCTGCACCTCGTCCACACCGTCGAGGAGTCGATGCGGATCAGCGATCCCGGCCGCCCCTCGATCGTGATCTCGGCGTCCGGCATGGCGACCGGTGGCCGCGTCCTGTACCACCTGGCGCGACTGCTGCCGGGCAAGCGCAACACCGTGATCCTCCCCGGGTTCCAGGTCCCCGGCACTCGCGGGCGGGCACTGCTGGACGGTGCCCGCTCGGTCAAGATCCACGGACGGTACGTACCGGTCCGCGCACAGGTGGTCGGTCAGCCCGAGTTCTCCGCCCACGCCGACTCCGACGAACTCGTCAACTGGTTGTCGGCCGCACCCGCCGCACCCGAGACCGTGTACGTCGTCCACGGCGAGGACCACGCGCGCGCCGTCCTCGCCGATCGCATCCGCGACGAACTCGACTGGACGGCCGTCACGCCGAAGCACCTCGAACGCGTCCGGCTCTGA
- a CDS encoding universal stress protein — translation MNTWTRTGPVVVEVDGSTDGLRIVDYAAREALRAGAELLLVAPYHNYPAYAPMMPLYDPQGAAAGAEEILRQAVEFVRDEYGADLKVSTTAREGSRLRALQTAARDARVLVVAREQDSGPAGIVSAQGNLALAGRASCPVVVVPARGTPAAAGSGVVVGIDGTPLSLEAVEFAFRTAAERGVNLTVVHSHRHPYQRHVAEKGTWQERAGLTVSETLAGWHEEYPQVIVTRLLTTRPVVAALAHESRQAALVVVGAHAGPLPIGDPVTRRTIAELTCPVAVVAHHVTPAERARWRRTLSSTPDVVCTIR, via the coding sequence ATGAACACCTGGACACGTACAGGGCCCGTCGTCGTCGAGGTCGACGGCAGCACCGACGGGCTGCGGATCGTCGACTATGCCGCCCGGGAAGCACTCCGCGCCGGTGCCGAGCTGCTGCTCGTTGCGCCTTACCACAATTACCCGGCGTACGCGCCGATGATGCCGCTGTACGACCCGCAGGGGGCGGCTGCCGGGGCGGAAGAGATTCTCCGGCAGGCGGTCGAGTTCGTGCGGGACGAGTACGGTGCCGACCTGAAGGTCAGCACGACCGCCAGGGAGGGCTCGCGGCTGCGGGCCCTGCAGACGGCCGCCCGCGACGCACGGGTCCTCGTCGTCGCACGTGAGCAAGACAGCGGTCCGGCAGGAATCGTGTCGGCACAGGGCAACCTCGCCCTGGCCGGGCGCGCCTCGTGTCCCGTCGTCGTGGTCCCGGCCCGCGGGACGCCGGCCGCGGCCGGGAGCGGCGTCGTGGTCGGGATCGACGGTACGCCGTTGTCGCTGGAAGCTGTCGAGTTCGCCTTCCGGACCGCGGCCGAGCGCGGCGTGAACCTGACTGTGGTGCACTCCCACCGCCATCCGTACCAGCGGCACGTCGCGGAGAAGGGCACCTGGCAGGAGCGCGCCGGCCTGACGGTCTCCGAAACGCTCGCCGGATGGCACGAGGAGTACCCCCAGGTGATCGTCACCCGCCTGCTCACGACCCGGCCCGTCGTCGCCGCGCTGGCCCACGAGAGCCGGCAGGCTGCCCTGGTCGTCGTCGGCGCTCACGCCGGCCCGTTGCCCATCGGCGATCCCGTCACCCGCCGGACCATCGCGGAGCTCACCTGCCCGGTCGCCGTCGTCGCCCACCACGTCACCCCGGCCGAACGCGCCCGGTGGCGCCGGACGCTGTCCTCCACGCCGGACGTGGTCTGCACGATCAGGTGA
- the pflA gene encoding pyruvate formate-lyase-activating protein, which yields MRLDTARTAAGDHLRPSVTGMVHSWDLSTAVDGPGARLVLFLAGCPLRCLYCQNPDTWSERDGALTTVDDVLRKVRRYRPLIDRTGGGITVTGGEPLLQPRFTAAVFRACAEEGISTALDTSGALGARATDELLLDTELVLLDIKSFAATTYARITGGGDVTPTLRFARRLAGLERRVWIRFVLVPGLNDAPDNVEPLADFVAALGNVERVDVLPFHALAVPKYEVLGLPFPLAGRPVPTPQETAAVRERFAARGLDVT from the coding sequence ATGCGGCTCGACACAGCGCGGACGGCCGCCGGGGACCACCTGCGGCCGTCCGTCACCGGCATGGTCCACTCGTGGGACCTGTCCACCGCTGTGGACGGCCCCGGCGCCCGACTCGTGCTCTTCCTCGCGGGCTGCCCGCTGCGTTGCCTGTACTGCCAGAACCCCGACACCTGGTCCGAACGCGACGGCGCCCTGACAACGGTCGACGACGTACTCCGGAAGGTTCGGCGCTACCGGCCGCTAATCGACCGCACCGGCGGCGGGATCACCGTCACCGGTGGAGAGCCGCTGCTTCAGCCGAGGTTCACCGCAGCGGTCTTCCGCGCCTGCGCCGAGGAGGGCATCTCCACAGCTCTCGACACCTCGGGAGCACTCGGCGCCCGCGCCACCGACGAGCTCCTGCTCGACACCGAACTCGTGCTGCTCGACATCAAGTCCTTCGCCGCTACGACCTACGCCCGGATCACCGGAGGCGGTGACGTGACGCCCACGCTGCGGTTCGCCCGCCGCCTCGCCGGGCTCGAACGGCGGGTCTGGATCCGGTTCGTCCTCGTCCCTGGTCTCAACGACGCTCCCGACAACGTCGAGCCCTTGGCCGACTTCGTCGCCGCCCTGGGGAACGTCGAGCGTGTCGACGTCTTGCCGTTCCACGCGCTGGCTGTCCCGAAGTACGAGGTTCTCGGCCTGCCGTTTCCGCTGGCCGGCCGTCCGGTCCCGACGCCCCAGGAGACGGCGGCCGTCCGCGAGCGCTTCGCCGCCCGCGGCCTCGACGTCACCTGA